The Euphorbia lathyris chromosome 8, ddEupLath1.1, whole genome shotgun sequence genome has a window encoding:
- the LOC136202552 gene encoding probable disease resistance protein At4g27220 isoform X1, producing MEMIVSILVNLVTDPINLYVVTPIKQHISYAFTCDTKVQRLHNEVEQLKNKRVRLQQSVDAATRNGEEIYPNVTKWLTIAEKDIEEAENLIQEKEEAKKKCFVGFCPNLKTRYQLSKKAYKKASVMAELLQDAQGSDPISFRQPLLPIVEDNKYSRGDALPSRMLILHQIMDALKDPNLNIIGVYGMGGIGKTTLAKEVLGQAAEQKLFETVILVAVSQTPELGRIQGEIADFLGLEFHAKEVPGRASQLHQALKKVKALIILDDLWQKLDLNAVGIPSGDACGGCKILLTSRRKHVLSNEMCTQKEFLLDVLEPEETWRLFEMSVSKAKDPELRAIATEIAKKCAGLPLLILIVATDLRNKGIHAWKDKLIQLSCFENKEIYEQVKEVIKSSYGNLIDEEAKSLFLLCPQFGNPNIRIQDLLVYCVGLGLFKHMDSIEGARNRVLTLIDKLKDECLLLDGDKAGFVKIHDLVRDIALTIASDVSTSKVTSTELRNKDCTRISLRCSEIAELPEVLECPKAELFSLFMSYHNSRFSNVLECIPNSFFAEVTQLKVLHFTEVNFVSGFPSSLGFLTGLQTLYLERCRLDNLAIIAELKQLELLSLADSKIAEFPREIKALTRLKLLDLRGCWKLRVIPANVLSNLCLLEELYMLNSFHGWELEGNASLVELKNLSRLTTLEIQVEDGKLLPKDWFFNGLQNYKIHVGHWRWSKEYKSSRVLQLELTTNIGLMHRIKEFLKGTEVLYLGELKGTENLLFDYGQLETDSFGKLRFLEIRNCHSLKNLFPFSCHKCLPQLQEIEVKSCDNMEAIVGEGSEGEVMEFPQLTSFTLEYLPNLIGFCKTSGMVSFPTLTSLKVYLCNSLKYVFTTSMVKSLRQLKRLEISHCYLIEEIILSNEIEEESIDMVVFPELGYLQLGELRNMKRFSSRYPIEFPKLRELRIKFCDALKNFVSKFSDTTDDETLFNELATFSSLEIIYFYSMNNLRYIWHQQFADDDSFSKLKSLEIVRCSKLSVVFPSNLYRRFQRLESLEISNCGGVQEIFEYQRFCIEKETSLQAFSLRRISISDLPSLKHILSKDIDEALSFPNLQSVYVYNCKDLKYVFPASSLACGLLQLQHLQIRNCGAEMIIAEAKNEGSDSATGHTFECPKLEYLEASHCDKLIKFGFKIPEVIPNLEVLKLNHISLKAIQYDHVLPVVSVWQLQRVTLEDLKEESIPFLFGLLRQIYSLEYLVIDRCSLGDIFSVGEEQRLIRLKHLELKNIRNLRHIIRKKDSQELNPILQHLHTLNVDFCFDLMNIAPSSASFQNLTTLKVDSCPKMTSLVTASMAKSMMQLVKLKVFDCEMMKEIVANNDDDDADVIIFKKLEHLELIGLGMLNSFCSGNYIFEFPLLEQVVIQRCKQMKIFCGGVLITPKLDCPGNLNATIESQVQKNGWVHIRLRK from the exons ATGGAGATGATTGTTTCCATTTTGGTCAATTTAGTTACAGATCCCATCAACCTATACGTTGTTACACCTATCAAACAACATATCAGCTACGCTTTTACCTGTGACACCAAGGTTCAGAGACTCCACAATGAggttgagcagttgaagaataAGAGAGTAAGGCTGCAGCAGTCCGTTGATGCTGCTACTAGAAACGGGGAAGAGATCTATCCCAATGTTACCAAGTGGCTGACCATTGCGGAAAAAGACATTGAAGAGGCAGAAAACCTTATCCAGGAGAAAGAAGAAGCCAAGAAGAAGTGTTTTGTCGGATTTTGCCCCAATTTGAAGACTCGCTATCAGCTGAGTAAGAAAGCATACAAGAAAGCATCGGTGATGGCTGAACTGCTTCAGGATGCACAAGGATCAGATCCAATTTCATTCCGCCAGCCTCTGCTGCCAATAGTTGAGGATAACAAGTACAGTCGTGGTGATGCCTTGCCATCAAGGATGCTGATCTTGcaccaaattatggatgctctGAAAGATCCAAATCTGAATATCATAGGAGTCTATGGTATGGGAGGAATTGGTAAAACAACACTTGCAAAGGAGGTCCTTGGCCAAGCAGCAGAACAGAAGTTGTTCGAGACTGTAATACTGGTTGCTGTTTCTCAGACGCCTGAGCTGGGAAGAATTCAAGGAGAAATTGCTGATTTCTTAGGTTTGGAATTTCATGCGAAAGAAGTTCCTGGAAGAGCGAGTCAACTGCACCAGGCGTTGAAGAAAGTCAAAGCACTCATCATTCTTGATGATCTTTGGCAAAAACTTGATTTGAATGCTGTAGGAATTCCTTCCGGAGATGCATGTGGAGGTTGCAAAATACTGCTAACCTCAAGGAGGAAGCATGTTTTATCAAATGAGATGTGCACACAGAAAGAATTTCTGCTCGATGTTCTAGAACCAGAAGAAACGTGGAGATTGTTTGAAATGTCTGTAAGTAAGGCTAAAGATCCTGAGTTGCGTGCCATAGCAACTGAAATTGCCAAAAAATGTGCAGGGTTGCCCCTTCTAATTCTGATAGTTGCCACAGATCTGCGAAATAAAGGTATACACGCATGGAAAGATAAGCTAATCCAGCTTTCATGCTTTGAAAATAAAGAGATATACGAGCAAGTGAAGGAAGTTATTAAGTCAAGCTATGGGAATTTGATTGATGAGGAAGCCAAGTCACTCTTCTTGCTTTGCCCTCAGTTTGGGAATCCGAATATTCGAATTCAAGACTTGCTCGTTTACTGTGTGGGCCTAGGCTTATTTAAGCACATGGATTCCATTGAAGGAGCAAGGAACAGAGTATTAACCTTGATTGATAAACTCAAAGATGAGTGCTTGCTGTTGGATGGTGACAAGGCTGGATTCGTCAAAATCCACGATCTTGTTCGTGACATTGCTCTTACAATTGCATCCGATGTAAGTACAAGTAAGGTTACATCAACAGAGTTGCGAAACAAAGATTGCACCCGAATTTCCCTTCGTTGTTCTGAGATAGCTGAGCTTCCGGAAGTCCTCGAATGTCCAAAAGCGGAGCTTTTTTCACTGTTTATGAGTTATCACAACTCAAGGTTCTCGAATGTCCTCGAATGTATCCCTAATTCATTTTTTGCAGAGGTTACACAACTCAAGGTTCTCCATTTTACTGAGGTGAACTTCGTGTCCGGATTTCCTTCCTCACTTGGTTTTCTTACAGGCCTTCAAACATTGTATTTGGAACGTTGTAGATTGGACAACCTAGCTATAATTGCAGAATTGAAGCAGCTGGAGTTGCTCAGTTTGGCTGATTCAAAAATAGCAGAATTTCCAAGAGAAATCAAGGCATTGACTCGACTAAAGCTATTAGATCTGAGAGGCTGCTGGAAACTCCGAGTAATCCCAGCAAATGTCTTGTCAAATCTGTGTTTATTAGAAGAGTTGTACATGCTTAACAGTTTTCATGGATGGGAGCTGGAAGGAAATGCGAGTCTTGTGGAATTGAAGAACTTGTCTCGCCTGACAACTTTGGAAATACAAGTTGAAGATGGCAAGTTGTTACCAAAGGACTGGTTCTTTAATGGATTGCAAAACTATAAAATACATGTAGGTCATTGGCGTTGGTCTAAGGAATATAAATCATCAAGGGTGCTACAGCTAGAGCTGACAACGAATATTGGTTTGATGCATAGGATTAAAGAGTTTCTGAAAGGGACCGAAGTTCTATATTTAGGTGAATTGAAGGGGACTGAGAATTTGTTGTTTGATTATGGTCAACTTGAAACAGATTCTTTTGGGAAACTACGATTCTTAGAAATCAGGAATTGCCATTCGTTGAAGAATCTCTTTCCATTTTCATGTCACAAATGTTTGCCGCAGCTTCAAGAAATTGAAGTCAAATCATGTGATAACATGGAAGCTATTGTTGGTGAAGGAAGTGAAGGTGAAGTGATGGAGTTCCCTCAGTTGACCTCTTTCACGCTGGAATATCTACCAAATCTAATAGGCTTTTGCAAAACAAGTGGAATG GTTTCTTTCCCTACTTTAACAAGCTTGAAGGTGTATCTATGCAATAGTTTGAAGTATGTATTTACAACTTCAATGGTGAAATCTCTTCGGCAACTGAAAAGGCTTGAAATAAGTCACTGCTACTTAATCGAAGAGATAATACTGAGCAAcgaaatagaagaagagagCATCGATATGGTTGTGTTTCCTGAACTTGGCTATCTTCAACTCGGAGAGCTTCGAAACATGAAAAGGTTCAGCAGCagatatccaattgaatttCCAAAACTAAGAGAACTGAGGATAAAGTTTTGCGATGCATTGAAGAACTTCGTGTCCAAATTTTCAGATACTACTGATGATGAAACTCTCTTCAATGAATTG GCCACTTTCTCCAGTCTGgagataatatatttttactcCATGAATAACTTGAGATATATATGGCACCAGCAATTCGCAGATGATGATTCGTTttccaaattaaaatcattggaGATTGTACGTTGCTCAAAGCTATCAGTTGTTTTCCCATCAAATCTGTATAGAAGATTTCAGCGGTTAGAGTCACTTGAAATATCTAATTGTGGTGGAGTTCAGGAGATTTTCGAATATCAAAGGTTCTGTATCGAAAAGGAAACTAGTTTACAAGCATTTTCGCTACGACGGATATCTATAAGCGATCTACCCTCATTGAAGCATATATTGAGTAAGGACATCGATGAAGCTTTGAGTTTTCCAAATCTGCAATCAGTTTATGTTTATAATTGTAAGGATCTGAAATATGTATTTCCGGCATCATCGCTAGCTTGTGGTCTTCTCCAACTTCAACACCTCCAAATAAGAAACTGTGGTGCAGAAATGATAATTGCAGAGGCAAAAAATGAAGGATCAGACAGTGCCACTGGTCATACGTTTGAGTGTCCCAAGTTGGAATATTTGGAAGCATCTCATTGTGATAAATTGATCAAGTTCGGTTTCAAAATCCCCGAG GTTATTCCCAATTTGGAGGTCTTGAAATTAAATCACATCAGCTTGAAAGCAATACAATATGATCATGTCCTTCCAGTTGTGTCAGTGTGGCAATTGCAACGAGTTACTCTAGAGGATTTAAAAGAGGAATCTATTCCTTTTCTATTTGGTTTACTCAGACAAATCTATTCTTTGGAATATCTCGTGATCGATCGTTGTTCTTTGGGAGACATATTCTCAGTTGGAGAGGAACAACGTCTGATAAGGCTAAAACATTTGGAGTTAAAGAATATTCGTAATTTGAGGCATATAATAAGGAAGAAAGACTCTCAAGAACTCAATCCCATTCTTCAACATCTTCACACTCTGAATGttgatttttgttttgatttgatGAATATAGCACCATCATCAGCTTCTTTCCAAAATCTAACAACTCTCAAGGTGGATAGCTGTCCAAAAATGACAAGCTTGGTTACAGCATCAATGGCAAAAAGTATGATGCAACTCGTGAAATTAAAAGTTTTTGATTGTGAAATGATGAAAGAAATTGTTGCGaacaatgatgatgatgatgctgaTGTGATTATTTTCAAGAAGCTGGAGCATTTGGAACTTATTGGTTTAGGAATGCTCAACAGTTTTTGCTCTGGCAATTACATCTTCGAATTCCCATTGTTAGAACAAGTAGTTATTCAAAGATGCAAACAAATGAAGATTTTCTGTGGCGGAGTGTTGATCACACCAAAACTAGATTGCCCAGGAAATCTTAATGCCACAATAGAATCTCAAGTACAAAAGAATGG GTGGGTGCACATACGATTGCGTAAATGA
- the LOC136202552 gene encoding disease resistance protein RPS2-like isoform X3 translates to MEMIVSILVNLVTDPINLYVVTPIKQHISYAFTCDTKVQRLHNEVEQLKNKRVRLQQSVDAATRNGEEIYPNVTKWLTIAEKDIEEAENLIQEKEEAKKKCFVGFCPNLKTRYQLSKKAYKKASVMAELLQDAQGSDPISFRQPLLPIVEDNKYSRGDALPSRMLILHQIMDALKDPNLNIIGVYGMGGIGKTTLAKEVLGQAAEQKLFETVILVAVSQTPELGRIQGEIADFLGLEFHAKEVPGRASQLHQALKKVKALIILDDLWQKLDLNAVGIPSGDACGGCKILLTSRRKHVLSNEMCTQKEFLLDVLEPEETWRLFEMSVSKAKDPELRAIATEIAKKCAGLPLLILIVATDLRNKGIHAWKDKLIQLSCFENKEIYEQVKEVIKSSYGNLIDEEAKSLFLLCPQFGNPNIRIQDLLVYCVGLGLFKHMDSIEGARNRVLTLIDKLKDECLLLDGDKAGFVKIHDLVRDIALTIASDVSTSKVTSTELRNKDCTRISLRCSEIAELPEVLECPKAELFSLFMSYHNSRFSNVLECIPNSFFAEVTQLKVLHFTEVNFVSGFPSSLGFLTGLQTLYLERCRLDNLAIIAELKQLELLSLADSKIAEFPREIKALTRLKLLDLRGCWKLRVIPANVLSNLCLLEELYMLNSFHGWELEGNASLVELKNLSRLTTLEIQVEDGKLLPKDWFFNGLQNYKIHVGHWRWSKEYKSSRVLQLELTTNIGLMHRIKEFLKGTEVLYLGELKGTENLLFDYGQLETDSFGKLRFLEIRNCHSLKNLFPFSCHKCLPQLQEIEVKSCDNMEAIVGEGSEGEVMEFPQLTSFTLEYLPNLIGFCKTSGMVSFPTLTSLKVYLCNSLKYVFTTSMVKSLRQLKRLEISHCYLIEEIILSNEIEEESIDMVVFPELGYLQLGELRNMKRFSSRYPIEFPKLRELRIKFCDALKNFVSKFSDTTDDETLFNELATFSSLEIIYFYSMNNLRYIWHQQFADDDSFSKLKSLEIVRCSKLSVVFPSNLYRRFQRLESLEISNCGGVQEIFEYQRFCIEKETSLQAFSLRRISISDLPSLKHILSKDIDEALSFPNLQSVYVYNCKDLKYVFPASSLACGLLQLQHLQIRNCGAEMIIAEAKNEGSDSATGHTFECPKLEYLEASHCDKLIKFGFKIPEHHHQLLSKI, encoded by the exons ATGGAGATGATTGTTTCCATTTTGGTCAATTTAGTTACAGATCCCATCAACCTATACGTTGTTACACCTATCAAACAACATATCAGCTACGCTTTTACCTGTGACACCAAGGTTCAGAGACTCCACAATGAggttgagcagttgaagaataAGAGAGTAAGGCTGCAGCAGTCCGTTGATGCTGCTACTAGAAACGGGGAAGAGATCTATCCCAATGTTACCAAGTGGCTGACCATTGCGGAAAAAGACATTGAAGAGGCAGAAAACCTTATCCAGGAGAAAGAAGAAGCCAAGAAGAAGTGTTTTGTCGGATTTTGCCCCAATTTGAAGACTCGCTATCAGCTGAGTAAGAAAGCATACAAGAAAGCATCGGTGATGGCTGAACTGCTTCAGGATGCACAAGGATCAGATCCAATTTCATTCCGCCAGCCTCTGCTGCCAATAGTTGAGGATAACAAGTACAGTCGTGGTGATGCCTTGCCATCAAGGATGCTGATCTTGcaccaaattatggatgctctGAAAGATCCAAATCTGAATATCATAGGAGTCTATGGTATGGGAGGAATTGGTAAAACAACACTTGCAAAGGAGGTCCTTGGCCAAGCAGCAGAACAGAAGTTGTTCGAGACTGTAATACTGGTTGCTGTTTCTCAGACGCCTGAGCTGGGAAGAATTCAAGGAGAAATTGCTGATTTCTTAGGTTTGGAATTTCATGCGAAAGAAGTTCCTGGAAGAGCGAGTCAACTGCACCAGGCGTTGAAGAAAGTCAAAGCACTCATCATTCTTGATGATCTTTGGCAAAAACTTGATTTGAATGCTGTAGGAATTCCTTCCGGAGATGCATGTGGAGGTTGCAAAATACTGCTAACCTCAAGGAGGAAGCATGTTTTATCAAATGAGATGTGCACACAGAAAGAATTTCTGCTCGATGTTCTAGAACCAGAAGAAACGTGGAGATTGTTTGAAATGTCTGTAAGTAAGGCTAAAGATCCTGAGTTGCGTGCCATAGCAACTGAAATTGCCAAAAAATGTGCAGGGTTGCCCCTTCTAATTCTGATAGTTGCCACAGATCTGCGAAATAAAGGTATACACGCATGGAAAGATAAGCTAATCCAGCTTTCATGCTTTGAAAATAAAGAGATATACGAGCAAGTGAAGGAAGTTATTAAGTCAAGCTATGGGAATTTGATTGATGAGGAAGCCAAGTCACTCTTCTTGCTTTGCCCTCAGTTTGGGAATCCGAATATTCGAATTCAAGACTTGCTCGTTTACTGTGTGGGCCTAGGCTTATTTAAGCACATGGATTCCATTGAAGGAGCAAGGAACAGAGTATTAACCTTGATTGATAAACTCAAAGATGAGTGCTTGCTGTTGGATGGTGACAAGGCTGGATTCGTCAAAATCCACGATCTTGTTCGTGACATTGCTCTTACAATTGCATCCGATGTAAGTACAAGTAAGGTTACATCAACAGAGTTGCGAAACAAAGATTGCACCCGAATTTCCCTTCGTTGTTCTGAGATAGCTGAGCTTCCGGAAGTCCTCGAATGTCCAAAAGCGGAGCTTTTTTCACTGTTTATGAGTTATCACAACTCAAGGTTCTCGAATGTCCTCGAATGTATCCCTAATTCATTTTTTGCAGAGGTTACACAACTCAAGGTTCTCCATTTTACTGAGGTGAACTTCGTGTCCGGATTTCCTTCCTCACTTGGTTTTCTTACAGGCCTTCAAACATTGTATTTGGAACGTTGTAGATTGGACAACCTAGCTATAATTGCAGAATTGAAGCAGCTGGAGTTGCTCAGTTTGGCTGATTCAAAAATAGCAGAATTTCCAAGAGAAATCAAGGCATTGACTCGACTAAAGCTATTAGATCTGAGAGGCTGCTGGAAACTCCGAGTAATCCCAGCAAATGTCTTGTCAAATCTGTGTTTATTAGAAGAGTTGTACATGCTTAACAGTTTTCATGGATGGGAGCTGGAAGGAAATGCGAGTCTTGTGGAATTGAAGAACTTGTCTCGCCTGACAACTTTGGAAATACAAGTTGAAGATGGCAAGTTGTTACCAAAGGACTGGTTCTTTAATGGATTGCAAAACTATAAAATACATGTAGGTCATTGGCGTTGGTCTAAGGAATATAAATCATCAAGGGTGCTACAGCTAGAGCTGACAACGAATATTGGTTTGATGCATAGGATTAAAGAGTTTCTGAAAGGGACCGAAGTTCTATATTTAGGTGAATTGAAGGGGACTGAGAATTTGTTGTTTGATTATGGTCAACTTGAAACAGATTCTTTTGGGAAACTACGATTCTTAGAAATCAGGAATTGCCATTCGTTGAAGAATCTCTTTCCATTTTCATGTCACAAATGTTTGCCGCAGCTTCAAGAAATTGAAGTCAAATCATGTGATAACATGGAAGCTATTGTTGGTGAAGGAAGTGAAGGTGAAGTGATGGAGTTCCCTCAGTTGACCTCTTTCACGCTGGAATATCTACCAAATCTAATAGGCTTTTGCAAAACAAGTGGAATG GTTTCTTTCCCTACTTTAACAAGCTTGAAGGTGTATCTATGCAATAGTTTGAAGTATGTATTTACAACTTCAATGGTGAAATCTCTTCGGCAACTGAAAAGGCTTGAAATAAGTCACTGCTACTTAATCGAAGAGATAATACTGAGCAAcgaaatagaagaagagagCATCGATATGGTTGTGTTTCCTGAACTTGGCTATCTTCAACTCGGAGAGCTTCGAAACATGAAAAGGTTCAGCAGCagatatccaattgaatttCCAAAACTAAGAGAACTGAGGATAAAGTTTTGCGATGCATTGAAGAACTTCGTGTCCAAATTTTCAGATACTACTGATGATGAAACTCTCTTCAATGAATTG GCCACTTTCTCCAGTCTGgagataatatatttttactcCATGAATAACTTGAGATATATATGGCACCAGCAATTCGCAGATGATGATTCGTTttccaaattaaaatcattggaGATTGTACGTTGCTCAAAGCTATCAGTTGTTTTCCCATCAAATCTGTATAGAAGATTTCAGCGGTTAGAGTCACTTGAAATATCTAATTGTGGTGGAGTTCAGGAGATTTTCGAATATCAAAGGTTCTGTATCGAAAAGGAAACTAGTTTACAAGCATTTTCGCTACGACGGATATCTATAAGCGATCTACCCTCATTGAAGCATATATTGAGTAAGGACATCGATGAAGCTTTGAGTTTTCCAAATCTGCAATCAGTTTATGTTTATAATTGTAAGGATCTGAAATATGTATTTCCGGCATCATCGCTAGCTTGTGGTCTTCTCCAACTTCAACACCTCCAAATAAGAAACTGTGGTGCAGAAATGATAATTGCAGAGGCAAAAAATGAAGGATCAGACAGTGCCACTGGTCATACGTTTGAGTGTCCCAAGTTGGAATATTTGGAAGCATCTCATTGTGATAAATTGATCAAGTTCGGTTTCAAAATCCCCGAG CACCATCATCAGCTTCTTTCCAAAATCTAA